The Flammeovirgaceae bacterium genome contains a region encoding:
- a CDS encoding class I SAM-dependent methyltransferase: MPQIERDYDKEIKDTKDHRYAYNFDFDVMHPFMVRSFEPFFKPGNVLELGSFKGDFTRRLLPYFSDITCVEASGEAISQAKAEFGDHLKFVHALFEEVRLPVKYENIILTHVLEHLDDPVRVMKRVNNEWLTDTGRLFLVCPNANAPSRQIAVKMGLISHNSAITPAEKEHGHRITYTLDTLERDARAAGLKVVQRSGIFFKALANFQWDRLLNTDIISKEYLEGCYQLGQIYPDLCSSIFLLCEKGDNR; encoded by the coding sequence ATGCCGCAAATAGAACGGGATTACGATAAGGAAATAAAAGACACGAAGGATCACCGGTATGCCTATAACTTTGATTTTGACGTTATGCATCCGTTTATGGTGCGTTCATTTGAGCCTTTTTTTAAGCCTGGTAATGTTTTGGAATTAGGCAGTTTTAAAGGTGACTTTACGCGGAGATTACTTCCATATTTTTCCGATATAACGTGTGTTGAGGCTTCCGGTGAGGCTATTAGTCAGGCAAAAGCCGAATTTGGCGATCACCTTAAGTTTGTACACGCTTTATTCGAAGAGGTAAGGCTTCCTGTAAAATATGAGAATATAATTTTAACCCATGTTCTTGAACACCTTGATGACCCGGTGAGGGTGATGAAGCGTGTTAACAATGAATGGTTAACAGATACCGGTAGGTTATTTTTGGTTTGCCCTAATGCAAATGCGCCCTCAAGACAGATAGCGGTAAAAATGGGATTGATTTCGCATAATAGTGCCATAACACCAGCTGAAAAGGAACATGGACACCGTATTACCTATACGCTTGATACGTTAGAGCGGGATGCCAGGGCAGCTGGCTTAAAAGTTGTGCAAAGGTCCGGTATTTTCTTTAAAGCCCTTGCCAACTTTCAATGGGATCGATTGCTGAATACGGATATTATTTCAAAGGAGTACCTGGAGGGTTGCTATCAGCTCGGGCAAATTTACCCAGATTTGTGTTCTAGTATATTTTTGCTTTGTGAGAAAGGAGATAATAGATGA
- a CDS encoding GNAT family N-acetyltransferase: MDYEFTENRAGKDEVYEHLVKCNRSFIPALNSRVDIKLYTEKIMNGAVRFEAWFNDRLIGLVAVYLNDNTRKVAYVTNVSVEPVHTGKGLAKKLVMRSIKRASQMSFEQLQLEVSVNNQPAVNLYKDLGFKKIEDTTDESYKLALKLN; encoded by the coding sequence ATGGATTACGAGTTTACTGAAAATCGTGCAGGCAAAGATGAAGTGTATGAACATTTAGTAAAATGTAACAGATCATTTATCCCTGCTTTGAATTCGCGGGTAGATATTAAGCTTTATACCGAAAAGATTATGAATGGAGCCGTACGGTTTGAGGCGTGGTTTAATGACAGACTGATTGGGCTTGTAGCTGTTTATTTAAATGACAATACCCGTAAAGTTGCTTATGTGACCAATGTTAGCGTTGAGCCTGTCCATACAGGCAAAGGATTAGCAAAGAAACTAGTTATGAGGAGCATTAAAAGGGCTAGCCAAATGTCTTTTGAACAGCTGCAACTTGAAGTAAGTGTAAACAACCAACCCGCGGTTAACTTATATAAAGACCTTGGCTTTAAAAAGATAGAGGATACAACGGATGAATCTTATAAATTGGCGCTTAAACTAAACTGA
- a CDS encoding DegT/DnrJ/EryC1/StrS family aminotransferase: MIQVTKPFLPPREEYERLLEGIWQRNILTNNGPLVVELEQKLKEYLGVPYLLYVTNGTIALQLAIKALGLKGEIITTPFSYVATTSSIVWEGCQPVFVDIDERTLNINPALIEQAITEKTSAILATHVYGNPCDIDTIEQVARKHNLKVIYDAAHCFGTSYKGESVFAYGDISTTSFHATKLFHTVEGGAVFSRDEKLIKKLDFMRNFGHNGPEDFAEVGINGKNSEFHAAMGLVNLNFMPFVLKKRKLQWVMYDNLLNHVKVQALSINKLAIFNYAYYPLILESEEVTLRILNRLQANQIFPRRYFYPALNTVRLYASGTLPVSESVSRRILCLPIFHELADADIERICKMICNAI, from the coding sequence ATGATTCAGGTAACCAAACCTTTTTTACCGCCCCGCGAAGAGTATGAGCGACTGTTGGAAGGCATCTGGCAGCGCAACATCCTTACCAACAACGGCCCGCTGGTGGTTGAACTGGAGCAAAAATTAAAAGAGTACCTCGGTGTACCCTACTTATTATATGTAACCAACGGGACAATAGCATTGCAACTTGCTATTAAAGCCCTGGGCCTGAAAGGCGAAATTATTACCACACCGTTTAGTTATGTAGCCACTACCAGTAGTATTGTGTGGGAAGGATGCCAACCGGTGTTTGTGGATATTGATGAACGTACATTAAATATTAATCCGGCTTTGATCGAGCAGGCCATTACCGAAAAAACATCAGCCATTCTGGCAACACATGTTTATGGTAATCCTTGCGACATTGATACCATTGAGCAGGTGGCCAGGAAGCACAATCTGAAAGTAATTTATGATGCAGCTCATTGTTTTGGCACAAGTTATAAAGGTGAATCAGTCTTTGCTTATGGAGATATAAGCACTACCAGTTTCCATGCCACTAAACTATTTCATACCGTTGAAGGTGGAGCTGTTTTCAGTCGGGATGAGAAGTTGATTAAAAAACTTGATTTCATGCGAAACTTTGGACACAATGGACCAGAAGATTTTGCTGAAGTTGGGATCAACGGTAAAAACTCAGAGTTCCATGCCGCCATGGGATTGGTTAACCTGAATTTCATGCCTTTCGTCTTAAAAAAAAGGAAGCTCCAGTGGGTAATGTATGACAACCTTCTCAACCATGTAAAAGTTCAGGCGTTATCAATAAATAAACTTGCCATATTCAATTATGCCTACTACCCGCTTATCTTGGAGAGTGAAGAGGTAACCCTCAGGATTTTAAACAGGCTGCAGGCCAATCAAATTTTCCCGCGGAGGTATTTTTATCCAGCTTTAAATACAGTAAGACTTTATGCTTCGGGTACTTTGCCGGTTAGTGAATCTGTAAGCAGGCGGATACTTTGCCTTCCAATATTCCATGAGCTTGCAGATGCTGATATTGAACGGATTTGCAAGATGATTTGTAATGCGATTTAA
- a CDS encoding glycosyltransferase, which yields MLLQETLKLHDQNIFEFHYIYFLPWKNQMVDALKQAGGKVTCLDAANNIQIIRNVNQVKKYIVQHNIVLIHCHLPWAGFVGRIIHRQIGIPVVYTEHNKQERYHFVTRCMNRLTFNWQTMAVGVSGDVTESIQRNIKPHIRVAEIPNGVNTEFFQRDETARRLTRERLGIPNNAIVIGTLAVFRFQKRLKEWLDVFYQVSQDNPNLYGIMVGDGPLKEELLEHRRRLNLDKKVVMPGLQTDVKPWYSAMDIFMMTSVFEGLPVALLEAMSMQCAIATTNAGGVKQIVCNHKDGIVVPVEDWKDLIEVIEQLAANDEKRIALSKAARARVTEAFNLKRMVWELEDLYRSLT from the coding sequence ATGCTGTTGCAGGAAACCCTGAAACTGCATGATCAGAATATATTTGAATTTCATTATATCTACTTTTTACCCTGGAAAAACCAGATGGTGGATGCGCTTAAGCAGGCAGGTGGAAAAGTAACTTGCCTCGATGCCGCTAACAATATTCAGATCATCAGAAATGTTAACCAGGTTAAAAAGTACATTGTGCAACACAATATCGTACTGATACATTGCCATCTGCCGTGGGCAGGCTTTGTAGGAAGAATCATTCACCGTCAAATAGGAATACCGGTTGTATATACAGAGCATAATAAGCAGGAACGATATCACTTTGTTACACGCTGCATGAACAGGTTAACCTTCAACTGGCAAACAATGGCTGTGGGCGTCTCGGGCGATGTAACGGAATCGATTCAAAGGAATATTAAACCGCACATCCGGGTTGCAGAAATTCCCAATGGCGTCAATACGGAATTTTTTCAGCGGGATGAAACAGCAAGACGGTTGACGCGGGAGCGCTTAGGCATACCTAACAATGCTATTGTAATAGGAACCCTGGCAGTATTCCGTTTTCAAAAGCGGTTAAAAGAGTGGCTTGATGTTTTTTACCAGGTTTCACAGGATAATCCTAACCTGTATGGGATCATGGTTGGAGACGGCCCATTGAAAGAAGAGTTGTTGGAGCATCGCAGGCGGCTGAACCTTGATAAGAAAGTTGTGATGCCCGGTTTGCAAACAGATGTTAAGCCGTGGTATTCAGCAATGGATATTTTTATGATGACCTCGGTATTTGAAGGTTTGCCTGTTGCCTTACTGGAAGCCATGAGCATGCAATGTGCTATTGCCACCACGAATGCCGGAGGAGTTAAACAGATTGTTTGTAACCACAAAGATGGTATTGTAGTACCTGTGGAGGACTGGAAAGACCTCATAGAAGTGATTGAGCAGTTAGCTGCTAATGACGAAAAACGAATAGCATTAAGTAAAGCTGCCCGAGCACGAGTAACAGAAGCCTTTAATTTAAAACGAATGGTGTGGGAATTGGAAGATTTATACAGGTCGTTAACTTAG
- a CDS encoding glycosyltransferase: MKIIQLIQKKQLRGAEIFASQLSNHLTATGHDVLLVSLFPGDAELPFTGKHFSLNRPLSKRFWDFFGWRLLSEQVCNFQPDVVQANAGDTLKFAVISKLFFGWKAKIIFRNANKVSDFVTSVPKVLFNRFLVRQVDQVISVSELCRMDFIKTYGYPSRKVTTVPIGLNLEPVSQSLPHDLVQFLSSGKVLVHVASFVPEKNHKGLLRVIQKLVAQGKDVKVILIGDGKLRPEVEEQIKNMALTDRVLVAGYRSEVLSIMATAHMLVLPSLIEGLPGVVLEAMYCRIPVVAYNVGGISEVVKPQETGWLVEKNDEAGFIEAVVEVLEGSNVERITDNAFNMVVNDFDNRVIAKRFEKVYKEVVERM; encoded by the coding sequence TTGAAAATCATCCAGCTAATTCAAAAAAAACAACTCCGCGGAGCTGAGATTTTTGCCAGCCAATTGAGCAATCACCTGACCGCAACCGGACATGACGTATTGCTGGTCAGTCTTTTTCCGGGCGATGCTGAATTGCCGTTTACCGGTAAACATTTTTCACTGAACAGGCCATTGAGTAAACGATTTTGGGATTTTTTTGGATGGAGGTTATTATCTGAACAAGTCTGTAACTTTCAACCCGATGTTGTGCAAGCTAATGCCGGAGATACGTTAAAGTTTGCCGTGATCTCAAAATTATTTTTTGGGTGGAAGGCAAAAATCATTTTTCGTAATGCTAACAAAGTCAGTGATTTTGTTACGTCCGTACCTAAGGTTTTGTTTAACAGGTTTTTGGTAAGGCAGGTTGATCAGGTTATATCGGTGAGCGAATTATGCCGAATGGATTTTATAAAAACCTATGGTTACCCATCACGCAAGGTAACCACAGTTCCTATCGGGTTAAACCTGGAGCCGGTAAGTCAATCTTTACCTCATGATTTGGTTCAGTTCCTTTCATCCGGCAAGGTATTGGTCCACGTAGCCAGTTTTGTTCCTGAGAAGAATCATAAGGGACTTTTACGGGTTATACAAAAGCTTGTTGCTCAGGGAAAAGATGTAAAAGTTATTCTTATAGGTGATGGCAAACTCCGGCCTGAAGTTGAAGAGCAGATCAAAAATATGGCATTAACAGACCGTGTTTTGGTAGCAGGCTATCGCAGCGAGGTGCTTTCAATTATGGCTACTGCGCATATGCTTGTGTTGCCAAGTTTAATTGAAGGTTTGCCCGGGGTAGTCCTTGAAGCCATGTATTGCAGAATTCCCGTAGTGGCTTATAATGTTGGCGGTATCAGCGAGGTGGTGAAGCCGCAGGAAACCGGCTGGTTGGTAGAGAAAAACGATGAGGCCGGTTTTATTGAAGCCGTAGTGGAAGTCTTGGAAGGAAGTAACGTTGAACGGATAACAGATAATGCATTTAATATGGTTGTTAATGATTTTGATAACCGGGTGATCGCAAAACGATTTGAGAAAGTTTATAAGGAAGTGGTGGAGAGGATGTAG
- a CDS encoding WbqC family protein: MKLAIMQPYFFPYIGYFQLMNAVDQFIIYDNIEFSRKGWIHRNRILINNSPSYISLPIKNDSDYLSVCDRYLAESWPVEKSKLINRITEAYRKAPYFKPVMSVVESSLDFDDHNLFRFIYHSLQQIRAYLNIVTPMQISSQMDIDHSLKAQDKVLALCKASSTSVYINPIGGVDLYSRSRFAEEGIELLFLKADPITYKQFSGDFIPSLSIIDVMMFNSVDEVRNFLMRFSLN; the protein is encoded by the coding sequence ATGAAGTTGGCCATTATGCAGCCTTACTTTTTCCCCTACATTGGGTATTTTCAGTTAATGAATGCTGTTGATCAATTTATTATTTATGACAATATTGAGTTCAGTCGCAAGGGATGGATCCATAGAAACAGGATTCTTATAAACAATAGTCCATCTTATATCAGCCTTCCTATTAAAAATGATTCGGATTACCTTTCCGTATGTGACCGCTACCTGGCTGAAAGCTGGCCTGTTGAGAAGAGTAAACTTATTAACCGAATTACAGAGGCTTATAGAAAAGCACCTTACTTTAAACCAGTAATGTCTGTAGTTGAGAGCAGCCTTGATTTTGATGATCACAATCTGTTCCGATTCATTTATCATTCTTTACAACAAATTAGGGCTTATTTGAATATTGTTACCCCAATGCAAATCTCCTCACAAATGGACATTGATCATTCGTTGAAGGCGCAAGATAAGGTCTTAGCATTGTGTAAAGCCAGTAGTACATCGGTTTACATAAATCCTATAGGAGGAGTAGATTTATATAGTCGCAGTCGTTTTGCAGAAGAGGGGATTGAACTTTTATTTCTTAAGGCTGATCCAATAACTTACAAACAGTTTAGCGGTGACTTTATTCCATCCTTGTCTATTATTGATGTGATGATGTTTAACTCTGTTGATGAGGTGCGTAATTTTTTGATGCGGTTTTCTCTAAATTGA
- a CDS encoding glycosyltransferase produces MNEPLVSACLITYNQIRYIRQSIEGILMQQTNFPWELIIADDCSTDGTQEILKEYKNRHSDKIKLLLQSKNKGAMLNWIDLVTTPRSRYITLCEGDDYWTDPLKLQKQVDFLESNPDYVACFHSVMVVDANGNEVRKSKNSFVHNRDLTREELIMGRVMSTLSLCYRNVITEFPEEFYKSPTGDNFLCSLLGNYGKAKFLKDIKPSAYRMHAGGSWSLQNEDKKKMTLLLSYFWLWQYYARIGRPEYAQGYYRKILLEGFYSNPFKVLVPAWLGRAEWLTIKTIRRVFRLVRNLFGMKAPLVPK; encoded by the coding sequence ATGAATGAACCATTGGTTTCTGCATGCTTGATAACCTATAATCAGATAAGGTACATTCGTCAATCCATTGAAGGCATTCTGATGCAGCAAACAAATTTTCCATGGGAGTTAATTATTGCTGATGATTGTTCAACAGACGGAACTCAGGAAATATTGAAGGAATATAAAAATCGCCATTCTGACAAAATTAAATTACTTCTGCAATCAAAGAATAAAGGAGCCATGTTAAACTGGATAGATTTGGTAACTACTCCACGATCCAGATATATTACATTATGCGAAGGAGACGACTATTGGACTGATCCACTTAAGTTGCAGAAGCAGGTTGATTTTCTAGAATCCAACCCGGATTATGTTGCGTGCTTCCACTCGGTTATGGTTGTAGATGCCAATGGAAACGAAGTGCGGAAGTCAAAAAATTCATTTGTGCATAACCGTGATTTAACCAGGGAGGAACTTATCATGGGCAGAGTAATGTCAACTCTTTCGTTGTGCTACCGTAATGTAATTACAGAGTTTCCAGAGGAATTTTACAAGTCTCCAACGGGTGATAACTTTCTTTGTTCGCTGTTGGGTAATTATGGCAAGGCGAAATTTCTGAAGGACATTAAGCCCTCGGCTTATCGTATGCATGCAGGTGGTTCGTGGTCTCTTCAGAATGAGGATAAAAAGAAGATGACTTTGTTGTTATCTTATTTTTGGCTTTGGCAATACTATGCACGTATTGGCAGACCCGAATATGCACAAGGGTACTATCGTAAAATTCTTTTGGAAGGGTTTTACTCAAATCCATTCAAGGTACTGGTACCCGCTTGGCTGGGTCGTGCGGAGTGGCTTACTATCAAAACCATTCGAAGAGTATTCAGATTAGTCAGAAACTTGTTTGGTATGAAGGCTCCCCTGGTGCCGAAGTGA
- a CDS encoding class I SAM-dependent methyltransferase, giving the protein MPTSFLQPSWVKSTKSTRFQQLKKFFNGKDVLDIGCAVGYQKDDWMHKNIVSVARSVYGLDLDNDSVEEIRRMGYAVCQGNAQNFSLDRKFNLIHAGELIEHLDNPGGFLESVKEHLTEDGVLLITTPNALRVSNFIYAATGGLKVNVEHTCWFCETTIATLLERKGFEVVEVGYLKHETFNWLRRMLLSLRALLLPDRVAWNTLYVVAKIKAF; this is encoded by the coding sequence ATGCCAACCTCGTTTCTTCAGCCAAGTTGGGTTAAGAGTACAAAGTCTACTCGTTTTCAGCAACTTAAAAAGTTTTTTAATGGAAAAGATGTGCTGGATATTGGGTGTGCCGTAGGCTACCAAAAGGATGACTGGATGCATAAAAATATTGTATCTGTAGCCCGGTCGGTTTATGGTCTTGATTTAGATAATGACAGTGTTGAGGAAATCCGTAGGATGGGGTATGCTGTATGCCAGGGTAATGCCCAAAACTTTAGTTTGGATAGAAAGTTTAACTTGATACATGCTGGAGAGTTGATTGAACATCTGGATAACCCGGGTGGGTTTTTAGAATCTGTAAAGGAACACCTGACTGAGGATGGGGTACTGCTGATTACTACACCCAATGCCCTGCGAGTAAGCAATTTTATTTATGCCGCCACCGGAGGGCTTAAGGTAAACGTGGAGCATACTTGTTGGTTTTGCGAAACAACCATCGCTACGTTACTTGAGCGCAAAGGATTTGAAGTTGTTGAGGTTGGATACCTGAAGCATGAGACATTCAATTGGCTTAGGAGAATGTTGCTTTCATTGCGTGCGTTACTGTTGCCCGATCGGGTAGCCTGGAATACATTGTATGTGGTGGCTAAGATTAAAGCATTTTGA
- a CDS encoding glycosylase translates to MFRWIKLGRIFNPQEVKGINWLAEFAQAPSVLLFDDFVRVYFSCRPPADELGRYVSYTAYVDLKRTDFFKVVELAKQPVMSLGERGTFDEFGTYPFSVIRNADELWGYYGGWTRCESVPFNVAIGVACSRDNGKTFIRLGKGPVLSYSPDEPFILSGPKIRRFNNYFVLYYIAGKKWISTENRPEPVYRIRMAISDDGINWKKQNRDLIDVRLEENECQASPDVFYSNGRYHMFFCYRYSLNYRSKTGGYRIGYAVSDDGFNWTRDDNKAGIAVSEEGWDSEMISYPHVFELDGSIYMLYLGNQVGRYGFGLALLDGCL, encoded by the coding sequence ATGTTTCGTTGGATAAAATTGGGAAGAATTTTTAATCCGCAGGAAGTTAAAGGTATAAATTGGTTGGCCGAGTTTGCCCAGGCGCCAAGTGTGTTGTTGTTTGATGACTTTGTGCGGGTGTATTTCTCGTGCCGGCCACCGGCAGATGAACTGGGAAGGTATGTAAGTTACACCGCCTACGTTGATTTAAAGAGGACTGACTTTTTCAAAGTTGTTGAACTTGCTAAACAGCCAGTAATGTCATTGGGTGAGCGGGGCACGTTTGATGAATTCGGTACTTACCCGTTTTCTGTAATTCGAAATGCAGATGAACTTTGGGGCTATTACGGGGGCTGGACACGTTGCGAATCGGTTCCGTTTAATGTGGCAATTGGGGTTGCCTGTAGTCGCGACAACGGGAAAACTTTTATTCGGCTTGGGAAGGGGCCTGTATTGTCCTATTCTCCAGATGAACCTTTTATTCTCAGCGGGCCAAAAATAAGGCGCTTTAATAATTATTTTGTGCTCTATTATATTGCCGGAAAAAAATGGATTTCTACTGAAAACAGGCCGGAACCTGTTTATAGGATAAGGATGGCAATATCTGATGATGGAATTAACTGGAAAAAACAAAATAGAGATTTAATTGATGTTCGCCTCGAAGAAAACGAGTGCCAGGCAAGTCCGGATGTATTCTATTCAAATGGTAGGTACCACATGTTTTTTTGTTATCGGTACAGTTTGAATTATCGCTCAAAGACCGGAGGTTACCGGATAGGGTATGCCGTTTCAGATGACGGCTTTAACTGGACGCGCGATGATAATAAAGCCGGTATTGCTGTTTCCGAGGAGGGTTGGGACTCTGAAATGATCAGTTACCCACATGTTTTTGAATTAGACGGATCTATTTACATGCTGTACCTCGGTAATCAGGTGGGTCGATATGGTTTTGGTTTGGCCCTGTTGGATGGATGTTTATAG
- a CDS encoding polysaccharide deacetylase family protein, with protein sequence MKGIFTISLDFELHWGGFEKWPLRGRQLSVAGNRLPTTGSYEKYFLNTRNVIPRMLELFEKYGVHVTWAGVGMLMHTNRQQLEGNFPALKPGYSLNTLSAYHYIDHVGIGNNEEEDPFHYAHSLVLQILKTPHQELGSHTFAHFYCNEEGQTLAQFREDLMSAQKAASAYGVKLRSLVFPRNQFNDAYLKICFEAGFNSVRSNPSDWFWKIDSTLDEGKWKRLTRGMDAYFPIGNKNTYPISALKVRFGFPICIPASRLLRPYRPEELFLNEMKINRVLTELKYAARKNEIYHLWWHPHNFGNYPEESLRGLEKILAGYDYCRREFGMASMTMGELTEMVMALHANQIA encoded by the coding sequence ATGAAGGGGATATTCACCATATCACTTGACTTTGAACTACATTGGGGTGGCTTTGAGAAATGGCCCTTGCGGGGTCGTCAGTTATCGGTTGCTGGTAACCGGCTACCGACCACTGGTAGCTATGAGAAATATTTTCTCAATACCCGAAACGTAATACCCCGTATGCTTGAATTGTTTGAAAAATATGGAGTGCATGTTACATGGGCCGGAGTAGGAATGTTAATGCATACGAATCGGCAGCAACTCGAAGGAAATTTTCCTGCACTAAAACCAGGGTACAGTCTTAATACGTTGTCAGCCTATCATTACATTGACCACGTGGGGATAGGTAACAATGAAGAAGAGGATCCGTTTCATTATGCACATTCACTTGTTCTGCAAATTCTCAAAACGCCACACCAGGAGTTAGGGTCACATACATTTGCTCATTTTTATTGTAATGAAGAAGGTCAGACACTGGCTCAATTCCGTGAAGATTTGATGTCTGCCCAAAAAGCTGCTTCGGCTTATGGAGTTAAACTACGTTCACTGGTATTTCCCCGGAACCAATTCAATGATGCATACCTGAAGATATGTTTTGAAGCAGGATTTAACAGCGTGAGGTCAAATCCATCTGATTGGTTCTGGAAAATTGACAGTACACTGGATGAGGGTAAATGGAAACGGTTAACGAGGGGTATGGATGCTTATTTTCCAATTGGGAACAAGAACACCTATCCGATCTCTGCGCTCAAGGTTCGTTTCGGTTTTCCTATCTGTATTCCGGCCAGCAGGCTATTACGGCCCTACCGTCCAGAAGAATTATTTCTTAATGAAATGAAAATAAATCGAGTGTTGACTGAGTTGAAGTACGCTGCCCGGAAAAATGAGATATATCATTTATGGTGGCATCCACATAATTTTGGCAATTATCCGGAAGAGAGTTTAAGGGGATTAGAAAAAATTCTTGCCGGATATGATTATTGCAGGCGTGAATTTGGTATGGCTTCCATGACAATGGGTGAGTTGACAGAGATGGTAATGGCATTACATGCGAATCAAATTGCTTAG
- a CDS encoding GNAT family N-acetyltransferase encodes MEIRPAQEGDIPAIVELLKLSLGESRMPKSEAFWRWKHLENPFGKSPVLLAIEGDKLIGVRAFIRWEWKQGDKIYKTVRAVDTATHPEHQGKGIFKKLTLDLVHQCREEGIDFIFNTPNTNSKPGYLKMGWSALGRLNINFRPVFRLLTRTASDFEEQFRWNEEAVNRLQYLSSSNVMVTHHKPGFFHWRYGSNPNVRYYMAGNEKVGLYIIFRIKPIRLGTEFRVVNMITPNAITKKQFDAVLMPAVKQVGPCLITYAGEQILPGFISMKVGPVVTIHSLNIDKPLSFGVWKPSLGDMEVF; translated from the coding sequence ATGGAAATCCGGCCAGCACAGGAGGGTGACATTCCCGCGATAGTTGAGTTACTAAAACTCAGCCTTGGTGAATCACGGATGCCTAAATCCGAGGCATTCTGGCGTTGGAAGCATCTTGAGAATCCTTTTGGTAAATCGCCTGTCTTACTGGCCATAGAGGGTGATAAGTTGATTGGAGTGCGAGCTTTTATTCGCTGGGAATGGAAACAGGGCGACAAAATTTACAAGACTGTACGGGCAGTTGATACAGCAACACATCCAGAACATCAGGGCAAGGGTATATTTAAGAAACTTACGCTTGACTTGGTGCATCAATGTCGTGAGGAAGGTATTGATTTTATTTTCAACACACCCAATACAAACAGTAAACCCGGTTATTTAAAGATGGGCTGGAGTGCATTAGGGCGACTAAACATTAATTTCCGACCTGTGTTCAGATTGTTAACCAGGACAGCGTCAGATTTTGAAGAACAGTTTAGATGGAACGAAGAGGCAGTAAATCGGTTACAGTACTTGTCATCAAGCAATGTTATGGTAACCCATCATAAACCTGGATTTTTTCATTGGCGTTATGGGTCTAATCCGAATGTGCGGTACTACATGGCTGGTAACGAGAAGGTCGGCTTGTATATTATATTCAGGATAAAACCAATCAGGTTAGGTACAGAGTTTAGGGTAGTTAATATGATAACGCCAAATGCAATAACAAAAAAACAGTTTGATGCAGTTCTGATGCCTGCTGTAAAACAAGTCGGCCCCTGTCTGATAACCTATGCAGGTGAGCAAATATTGCCAGGCTTTATTTCAATGAAAGTCGGTCCTGTGGTAACTATACATTCATTAAACATAGATAAACCATTATCTTTCGGTGTTTGGAAACCTTCGCTTGGGGACATGGAGGTGTTTTAA